A window from Azoarcus sp. DD4 encodes these proteins:
- a CDS encoding GntR family transcriptional regulator, whose product MTASRIAPLALYQEVAERLRERIFSHELPPGTWVDEQALAEQYGISRTPLREALKVLASEGLVTLKPRRGCYVTEISERDLDEVFNVMALLEGECAKASAGRASDADLARLQSIHGDLEKAAEAQDIDRFFEANQAFHHALQEIADNRWLLHVIEDLRKVIKLSRHHSLYSEGRLEQSLAEHRTLLDALLARDADAAEQRMREHIRSGRSALARIAAARNRAA is encoded by the coding sequence ATGACTGCCTCTCGCATCGCCCCGCTCGCGCTCTACCAGGAAGTCGCCGAACGCCTGCGCGAGCGCATTTTTTCGCACGAACTGCCACCTGGCACCTGGGTCGACGAGCAGGCGCTCGCCGAGCAATACGGCATCTCGCGCACGCCCTTGCGCGAGGCGCTGAAAGTGCTGGCGTCCGAAGGTCTGGTCACGCTCAAGCCGCGTCGCGGTTGCTATGTCACGGAAATCTCGGAGCGCGACCTCGACGAGGTCTTCAACGTGATGGCACTGCTCGAAGGCGAATGCGCCAAGGCCTCTGCCGGTCGCGCCAGCGACGCCGACCTCGCCCGCCTGCAGTCCATTCACGGCGATCTGGAAAAGGCCGCCGAGGCGCAGGACATCGACCGCTTCTTCGAGGCCAACCAGGCCTTCCACCACGCCCTGCAGGAAATCGCCGATAACCGCTGGCTGCTGCATGTGATCGAGGATCTGCGCAAGGTCATCAAGCTGTCGCGCCACCACTCGCTGTATTCCGAAGGCCGCCTGGAGCAGTCGCTGGCCGAGCACCGCACCCTGCTCGATGCCCTGCTCGCCCGCGACGCCGACGCTGCGGAGCAACGCATGCGCGAACACATCCGCAGCGGCCGCAGCGCGCTCGCCCGCATCGCCGCGGCACGCAACCGCGCAGCCTGA
- a CDS encoding hemolysin family protein, which translates to MALLNHLLLILLLIAVSAFFSLAEISLAAARKIKLRLLAEEGRVDAQRVLALQENPGNFFTVVQIALNAVAILGGIVGEQALSPYVEAALRPFYDGPALGTLSFVVAFVFVTSLFVLFADLMPKRLAMVRPEEVAMRVVRPIQACMWLFAPLVWLFNSVADRLFKLFGVPNVRGDDITADDILAMADAGAQAGGLLQQEEHLIRNVFELDARIVPSAMTARDSIVFFTLGESEESIRRKIAEHPHGKFPVCESTIDSVIGYVDAKDIFARILQGQDLSLRTQPIVRKVLMLPDSLTLFEALERFRDAKEDFALVISEYALVVGLLTLQDVMNTVMGELGSPFQEELIVRRDENSWLIDGVTPIEDVMQALAIDEFEGFENYETIAGFLMYRLRKVPKRTDSVVYAGYKFEVVDIDNYRIDQVLVTREPAAA; encoded by the coding sequence GTGGCGCTGCTCAATCACCTTTTGCTCATCCTGCTGCTGATCGCCGTCAGCGCATTTTTTTCGCTGGCCGAGATTTCGCTCGCGGCCGCCCGCAAGATCAAGTTGCGGCTGCTGGCCGAGGAAGGCAGGGTCGATGCCCAGCGCGTGCTCGCATTGCAGGAGAACCCCGGCAACTTCTTCACCGTGGTGCAGATCGCCCTCAATGCGGTGGCCATCCTCGGCGGCATCGTCGGCGAGCAGGCCCTTTCGCCCTACGTGGAGGCGGCGCTGCGGCCCTTTTACGACGGGCCGGCGCTCGGTACGCTGAGCTTCGTCGTCGCCTTCGTGTTCGTTACCTCGCTATTCGTGCTGTTCGCCGACCTGATGCCTAAGCGGTTGGCGATGGTGAGGCCGGAAGAGGTGGCGATGCGGGTGGTGCGGCCCATCCAGGCCTGCATGTGGCTGTTTGCGCCGCTGGTGTGGCTGTTCAACAGCGTGGCGGACCGGCTGTTCAAGTTGTTCGGCGTGCCCAACGTGCGGGGCGACGACATCACCGCCGACGACATCCTGGCAATGGCCGATGCCGGCGCCCAGGCCGGCGGCCTGCTCCAGCAGGAAGAACACCTGATCCGCAACGTGTTCGAACTCGACGCCCGCATCGTGCCCTCGGCCATGACGGCGCGCGACAGCATCGTCTTCTTCACCCTGGGCGAGAGCGAAGAGAGCATACGGCGCAAGATCGCCGAGCATCCGCACGGCAAGTTCCCGGTGTGCGAGAGCACCATCGACAGCGTGATCGGCTATGTGGACGCCAAGGACATTTTCGCGCGCATCCTGCAGGGGCAGGACCTTTCGCTGCGCACCCAGCCCATCGTCCGCAAGGTGCTGATGCTGCCGGACTCGCTGACGCTGTTCGAGGCGCTGGAGCGTTTCCGCGACGCGAAGGAGGATTTCGCGCTGGTGATCAGCGAATACGCGCTGGTGGTCGGCTTACTGACGCTGCAGGACGTGATGAACACCGTGATGGGCGAACTCGGCAGCCCCTTCCAGGAAGAGCTGATCGTGCGGCGCGATGAGAACTCCTGGCTGATCGACGGTGTGACGCCGATCGAGGACGTCATGCAGGCGCTGGCGATCGACGAGTTCGAGGGCTTCGAGAACTACGAGACGATCGCCGGCTTCCTGATGTACCGCCTGCGCAAGGTGCCCAAGCGCACCGACAGCGTGGTCTATGCCGGCTACAAGTTCGAAGTGGTCGACATCGACAACTACCGCATCGACCAGGTATTGGTGACGCGGGAGCCCGCCGCGGCCTGA
- a CDS encoding DUF485 domain-containing protein, whose amino-acid sequence MSTSVYAHIRRNPRFAELVAKRTRFASLLAAIVLVVFYGFVLLVAFAPELIGQRLSEGSNLTLGIAAGLFQFVFFWVLTFVYVRRANGEFDAINTEIVRAAWKEEK is encoded by the coding sequence ATGTCGACTTCTGTGTATGCTCATATCAGGCGCAATCCGCGTTTTGCGGAACTTGTCGCCAAGCGCACCCGCTTCGCCAGCCTGCTGGCCGCGATCGTGCTGGTGGTGTTCTACGGCTTCGTGCTGCTGGTGGCCTTCGCCCCGGAGCTGATCGGTCAGCGCCTGTCGGAAGGCAGCAACCTGACCCTCGGCATTGCCGCCGGCTTGTTCCAGTTCGTGTTCTTCTGGGTGCTGACCTTCGTGTACGTGCGCCGCGCCAACGGCGAGTTCGATGCGATCAACACCGAGATCGTGCGCGCCGCCTGGAAGGAGGAGAAGTGA
- the urtE gene encoding urea ABC transporter ATP-binding subunit UrtE: MLKVDNLNQYYGGSHILRGLSFEVPVGKVTTLLGRNGVGKTTLLKTLMGLVPAASGTIHFGAQDITRAPSYNRVRAGIGFVPQGREIFPRLTVEENLLMGLATRPRGESIPQRIFDMFPVLKQMMGRRGGDLSGGQQQQLAIGRALAFGPKLLILDEPTEGIQPSIIKDIERAIRSLAATGEMAILLVEQYYDFARALSDQYLVMERGEIVMRGEGANMDADGVREALAV; this comes from the coding sequence ATGCTGAAAGTCGACAACCTCAACCAGTACTACGGCGGCAGCCACATCCTGCGCGGCCTCTCGTTCGAGGTGCCGGTGGGCAAGGTCACCACGCTGCTCGGCCGCAACGGCGTCGGCAAGACCACGCTGCTCAAGACCCTGATGGGTCTGGTACCGGCCGCCAGTGGCACGATCCACTTCGGTGCGCAGGACATCACCCGCGCACCATCGTACAACCGCGTGCGCGCCGGCATCGGCTTCGTGCCGCAAGGGCGCGAGATCTTCCCGCGCCTCACCGTCGAGGAAAACCTGCTCATGGGCCTGGCCACCCGGCCGCGTGGCGAAAGCATCCCGCAGCGCATCTTCGATATGTTCCCGGTGCTCAAGCAGATGATGGGGCGGCGCGGCGGCGACCTCTCCGGCGGCCAGCAGCAACAGCTCGCCATCGGCCGCGCGCTCGCCTTCGGTCCCAAGCTGCTCATCCTCGACGAACCGACCGAGGGCATCCAGCCCTCGATCATCAAGGACATCGAACGCGCCATCCGCAGCCTGGCCGCCACCGGCGAAATGGCCATCCTGCTCGTCGAGCAGTACTACGACTTCGCCCGCGCCCTCTCCGATCAATACCTCGTCATGGAGCGTGGCGAGATCGTCATGCGCGGCGAGGGCGCCAACATGGATGCCGACGGCGTGCGCGAGGCGCTCGCCGTCTGA
- a CDS encoding LysR substrate-binding domain-containing protein, which yields MANGCAWDSLDAHLLRVLHVLLTEGSVSRAARRLNLSQPAVSTALKRLRDITGDKLLVRSRTGMTPTERGAELLEPVRIVLDQMERIAAGPAGFEPASSKRIFNIATPDYLNALMLGEIVTDIHRQAPGAQVVFHSMTQAFDYPRALESGELDLVIGNWPNPPEHLRTAPLFEDRMVVMMRTGHPLAGTPLKLADWLGAEHVVPTSYSVGQRGVVDVYLARERLRRNVVAHVPYFHMAPYMVLQSELLFTAPARFASHYAEFLPIAVVDAPVELPGMAYYLLWHDRSQHSAECRWLRERIVRAARTETVSAPLRRVA from the coding sequence ATGGCCAACGGATGTGCCTGGGATTCGCTCGACGCCCACCTGCTGCGGGTGCTGCATGTACTCCTCACCGAAGGCAGCGTGTCGCGCGCCGCGCGGCGGCTCAACCTGTCGCAGCCGGCGGTCAGCACCGCGTTGAAGCGTCTGCGCGACATCACCGGTGACAAGCTGCTGGTGCGCTCGCGCACCGGCATGACGCCCACCGAGCGCGGCGCCGAACTGCTGGAACCGGTGCGCATCGTGCTCGACCAGATGGAGCGCATCGCCGCCGGCCCGGCCGGCTTCGAACCGGCCAGCTCAAAGCGCATCTTCAACATTGCCACGCCTGATTACCTCAACGCGCTGATGCTCGGCGAGATCGTCACCGACATCCACCGCCAGGCACCGGGCGCGCAGGTGGTGTTCCACTCGATGACGCAGGCCTTCGATTACCCGCGTGCGCTCGAATCCGGCGAACTCGATCTCGTCATCGGCAACTGGCCGAATCCGCCTGAGCACCTGCGTACCGCACCGCTGTTCGAGGACCGCATGGTGGTGATGATGCGTACCGGCCACCCGCTCGCCGGCACGCCGCTCAAGCTGGCAGACTGGCTGGGCGCCGAGCACGTGGTGCCGACGTCCTACTCGGTCGGCCAGCGTGGCGTGGTGGATGTCTATCTCGCGCGCGAACGCCTGCGCCGCAATGTCGTCGCCCATGTGCCTTACTTCCACATGGCGCCCTACATGGTGCTGCAGTCCGAGCTGCTGTTCACCGCGCCGGCGCGCTTCGCATCGCATTACGCGGAGTTTCTGCCCATCGCCGTTGTCGACGCGCCGGTCGAGCTGCCGGGCATGGCCTACTACCTGCTGTGGCATGACCGCAGCCAGCATTCGGCCGAATGCCGCTGGCTGCGGGAGCGCATCGTGCGTGCGGCACGTACCGAAACGGTGTCCGCGCCGCTGCGCCGCGTCGCCTGA
- a CDS encoding enoyl-CoA hydratase/isomerase family protein encodes MNGQITVARDAGIATVALSNPDKLNAVNAAMWCQLRDAFLTLGQDETVRCIVLRGAGEDAFAAGGDIEEFLTVRATLDDALHYHEELVAAALNAIRDCPLPTVAAIRGACVGGGLEIAGCCDLRIAGASSRFGAPINKLGFSMYPGEMAGLLALAGPAVVLEILLEGRILSATEALQKGLLTRVVDDEKVFDEAAACAARIAAGAPLVARWHKQWVKRLQCEEPLSDAERRAAFDFLATEDYREGLDAFLAKRKPVFKGR; translated from the coding sequence ATGAACGGACAGATCACCGTGGCTCGCGATGCTGGCATCGCCACCGTCGCCCTCTCCAACCCGGACAAGCTCAACGCGGTGAATGCCGCCATGTGGTGCCAGCTGCGCGACGCCTTCCTCACGCTGGGACAGGACGAGACCGTGCGCTGCATCGTGCTGCGCGGCGCCGGCGAGGACGCCTTCGCCGCCGGCGGCGACATCGAGGAATTCCTCACCGTGCGCGCCACCCTGGACGACGCCCTGCACTACCACGAGGAACTGGTGGCCGCCGCGCTGAATGCGATCCGCGACTGCCCGCTGCCGACGGTGGCGGCAATCCGCGGCGCCTGCGTCGGCGGCGGGCTGGAGATCGCGGGCTGCTGCGACCTGCGCATCGCCGGCGCGTCGTCGCGCTTCGGCGCGCCGATCAACAAGCTCGGCTTCTCGATGTATCCGGGGGAAATGGCCGGGCTGCTGGCGCTTGCCGGTCCCGCGGTGGTACTGGAGATACTGCTCGAAGGCCGCATCCTGAGTGCGACCGAGGCGCTGCAGAAAGGGCTGCTGACGCGGGTGGTGGATGACGAGAAGGTGTTCGACGAAGCCGCCGCCTGCGCCGCACGCATCGCCGCCGGCGCGCCGCTGGTGGCACGCTGGCACAAGCAGTGGGTGAAGCGGCTGCAGTGCGAGGAGCCGCTGAGCGACGCGGAACGCCGCGCCGCCTTCGACTTCCTCGCCACCGAGGACTACCGCGAGGGACTGGACGCCTTCCTCGCCAAGCGCAAGCCGGTGTTCAAAGGGCGCTGA
- a CDS encoding cation acetate symporter yields the protein MKTSLLSRLAAGLLALPLSATVLAAGPAMEAAQKQPLNLHAIGMFFVFVLMTLGITYWAASRTKSTADFYTAGGGITGFQNGLAIAGDYMSAATLLGLTAMMYLQGVDAYIYMIAFFVGWPIILFLMAERLRNLGKFTFADITAYRLDQGKVRTMAAVSSLTVVCFYLVAQMVGAGQLIKLLFGLDYNIALFVVGALMMVYVTFGGMVATTWVQIIKACMLLLGGTAVMLLAMSQFGFSFETLSSRAMEVHKLGPKLLSPGSLLADPVTAISLGLGLMFGTAGLPHILMRFFTVTDAKEARKSVLFASGIIAYFFNVIALMGLAAILIVGQNPEYFEGGTIGGKIVGGGNMVAMHLAHAVGGNLLLGFLSAVAFATILAVVAGLALAGASAISHDIYARVIMKGKASETTELKVSKFATIGLGVIAVLLGIVFEKMNVAFMVALAFGVAASANFPVLILSMYWKGLSTRGALAGGYLGLFSAVAFVVLSKSVWVDVLGNAAPLFPYTQPALFSMPIAFLAAILVSLLDSSQKAVAERDAFEDQYVRAQTGVGAASAAAH from the coding sequence ATGAAGACCTCCCTCCTGTCGCGTCTTGCTGCCGGCCTGCTGGCGCTGCCGCTGTCTGCCACCGTGCTGGCTGCCGGCCCGGCGATGGAAGCAGCGCAGAAGCAGCCGCTCAACCTGCACGCCATCGGCATGTTCTTCGTGTTCGTGCTGATGACGCTGGGCATCACCTACTGGGCGGCGAGCCGCACCAAGTCGACCGCCGACTTCTACACCGCCGGCGGCGGCATCACCGGCTTCCAGAACGGCCTCGCCATCGCCGGCGACTACATGTCCGCCGCGACGCTGCTCGGCCTCACCGCGATGATGTATCTGCAGGGCGTCGACGCCTACATCTACATGATCGCCTTCTTCGTCGGCTGGCCCATCATCCTCTTCCTGATGGCCGAGCGCCTGCGCAACCTCGGCAAATTCACCTTCGCCGACATCACCGCCTACCGGCTCGACCAGGGCAAGGTGCGGACGATGGCGGCGGTGAGTTCGCTCACGGTGGTGTGCTTCTATCTGGTGGCGCAGATGGTCGGTGCCGGCCAGTTGATCAAGCTGCTGTTCGGCCTGGATTACAACATCGCCCTGTTCGTGGTCGGTGCGCTGATGATGGTCTACGTCACCTTTGGCGGCATGGTCGCCACCACCTGGGTGCAGATCATCAAGGCCTGCATGCTGCTGCTGGGTGGCACTGCGGTGATGCTGCTGGCGATGAGCCAGTTCGGCTTCAGCTTCGAGACCCTCTCCAGCCGCGCGATGGAAGTGCACAAGCTCGGGCCCAAGCTGCTGAGCCCGGGTAGCCTGCTGGCCGATCCGGTGACCGCGATCTCGCTCGGCCTCGGCCTGATGTTCGGCACCGCCGGCCTGCCGCACATCCTGATGCGCTTCTTCACCGTGACCGACGCCAAGGAGGCGCGCAAGTCGGTGCTGTTCGCCTCGGGCATCATCGCCTACTTCTTCAACGTCATCGCCCTGATGGGCCTGGCGGCCATCCTCATCGTCGGCCAGAACCCGGAATACTTCGAGGGCGGCACCATCGGCGGCAAGATCGTCGGCGGCGGCAACATGGTGGCGATGCACCTGGCGCACGCAGTCGGCGGCAACCTGCTGCTCGGCTTCCTGTCGGCGGTGGCCTTCGCCACCATCCTGGCGGTGGTGGCCGGCCTGGCGCTGGCCGGCGCATCGGCGATCTCGCACGACATCTACGCCCGCGTCATCATGAAGGGCAAGGCGTCGGAAACCACCGAACTGAAGGTGTCGAAGTTCGCCACCATCGGCCTGGGCGTGATCGCGGTGCTGCTCGGCATCGTGTTCGAGAAGATGAACGTCGCCTTCATGGTGGCGCTGGCCTTCGGCGTGGCTGCGTCGGCCAACTTCCCGGTGCTGATCCTGTCGATGTACTGGAAGGGTCTCTCCACCCGCGGCGCGCTCGCCGGCGGCTACCTCGGCCTGTTCAGCGCGGTGGCCTTCGTGGTGCTGTCGAAGTCGGTGTGGGTGGATGTGCTCGGCAATGCCGCGCCGCTCTTCCCCTACACCCAGCCGGCGCTGTTCTCGATGCCGATCGCCTTCCTCGCCGCCATCCTGGTGTCGCTGCTCGACAGCAGCCAGAAGGCGGTCGCCGAGCGCGATGCCTTTGAAGATCAGTACGTGCGTGCGCAGACCGGTGTGGGCGCTGCCAGCGCCGCCGCCCACTAA